The nucleotide window CGCCCAGTAATTCCGATTAACGCTTGCACCCTCCGTATTACCGCGGCTGCTGGCACGGAGTTAGCCGGTGCTTCTTCTGCGGGTAACGTCAATTGCTGTGGTTATTAACCACAACACCTTCCTCCCCGCTGAAAGTACTTTACAACCCGAAGGCCTTCTTCATACACGCGGCATGGCTGCATCAGGCTTGCGCCCATTGTGCAATATTCCCCACTGCTGCCTCCCGTAGGAGTCTGGACCGTGTCTCAGTTCCAGTGTGGCTGGTCATCCTCTCAGACCAGCTAGGGATCGTCGCCTAGGTGAGCCGTTACCCCACCTACTAGCTAATCCCATCTGGGCACATCTGATGGCAAGAGGCCCGAAGGTCCCCCTCTTTGGTCTTGCGACGTTATGCGGTATTAGCTACCGTTTCCAGTAGTTATCCCCCTCCATCAGGCAGTTTCCCAGACATTACTCACCCGTCCGCCGCTCGTCACCCAGGAGCAAGCTCCCTGTGTTACCGCCCGACTTGCATGTGTTAGGCCTGCCGCCAGCGTTCAATCTGAGCCATGATCAAACTCTTCAATTTAAAAGTTTGATGCTCAATGAATTAAACTTCGTAATGAATTACGTATGTTCACTCGTTGAGACTTGGTATTCATTTATTGTCCGAAGACATTAAGAATCCATGTCACTTTGAGTGCCCACACAGATTGTCTGATAAATTGTTAAAGAGCAGTTGCAACGCGGCTTTCAGCTCACCGTTGCGAGGTCACGTATATTACGTTTTCCTCATTCAGAGTCAAGCGATTATTTTCACTTTTCTCTGCTGGCGTTCATCTCTGAACCCCGCTAACCCGGCGGCCTGTAAGCCGTTGTTCCGTGTCAGTGGAGGCGCATTATAGGGAGTTCTCAGACGTTGACAACCCCTCTTTTAAAAAAAACGTTCAACCGTCTCTTTTTTGCTCAAAACCGTGCTACAGCGCCAGTTTTTCGAGCGTTTCAAACCCATAACGGTGTAAAACGGGTAAAAGTTGTTCAGTCTCTTTTGTTATCGCCATACAAAAAGCGATATTCGCATCAGCAGATTTTGCATCTGGCGCTTCATGTTCCAGCAGCCAGGCCGTGCGACGTGCAATAGCGGCACCGGAATCCACCAGGCGCGTACCTTCTGGCAGAACCTTTAACAACTCTTCCTGTAATAGTGGGAAGTGAGTGCAGCCCAGCACTACCGTATCCGGTGGCTCCGGCATACGCAGCCACGGACGAAGGATCCGACGCAGCTCTTCAAGCGATACCGCCTCGCCGTGCAGCTTCGCTTCCGCCATCTCCACCAGTTCCGCCGAACCCAACATCGCAATCTGGCACTCATTAGCAAAACGGTCGATAAGCTCACGCGTATAAGGACGCTTCACTGTGCCACGCGTTGCCAGTAAACCGACGATGCCGTTCGCCGTCAGACGCGCAGCAGGCTTTATCGCGGGGACGACGCCCACAACCGGGAACTGGAATTTTTCACGCAATGCAGGAAGAGAGACCGTACTTGCCGTGTTACAGGCGATGACCGCCAGCGCCAGGGGATAGCGTTTTTGCACAGCGGTGACGATTTCAACCACACGCTCAACAATAAACTCCTCACTTTTTTCCCCATAAGGGAAAGCGACGTTATCGAAGGCGTAAATGTAATGGAGATCCGGCAAAAGATGCCGAATCTCATCATAGACCGAAAGCCCACCGACGCCGGAATCAAACACCAGCACGGTGGGACGCGGATTAGAAGGTGTAGCTGCCAGACAAGGTGTATTCCCGTCCTGCAGTTTGGTAGCCATAAACTGTCTCGTAATCTTTATCGAACAGGTTAGCTATTTTACCACGAACTGTCAGATGTGAGGTGACAGGATATGAAACTGCGACATCCCACAGACTTACACCGCCCATTTTCACGCGTTCTGATGCATAAGTGTTTGGATCAAACGCGACATCATAGCGGGTACCCAGATAACGGTAGGCCAGGTTCCAGTCGAGATCCCACACTTGCCAGTCCAGCTGATACTTAACCTGCTGCTTAGAACGACGAGCCAATACTTCATTCGTTTTGGCATTACGCGGGTCGACATAATCATAGGAAATCTGATGCCCTACCGGGCCAGTATCGAACTGCGCCGTTGCTTCCACGCCTTTAATACGAGCTTCATCAACGTTGTAATAGCGATAAGTATGCGGATCGCTGCTAATCAGGTTATCAATGTCATTACGATAGCCTGTCACGCGCCAGTTTACCGGCCCCGTCAGACCTTCAAAGCCACCTTCCCACTGCTTACTCTCTTCTGGCTTAAGATCCGGGTTGCCGTAACTCGCACTGTGGATCTGGCTCATGGTTGGTGCTTTATAAGCCGTACCGTAAGAACCGATGAGGCGATACCCATCGATGAACTCCCACGCAGCGCTGGTTTGCCATGTTCCGTGGTTGCCAAAGTTGGAGTTATCGTCATTACGCGCCGCCGCTTCCAGCGTCACGCTGTTGAACTGCTGCATTGCTGAAAGGAACACGCCGGTATTACGTTGCTCGTAACCTTTATCCAGGTAACCCGTTCCGGCCTGTGTCTTCTGCTTCTGCCAGTCCAGACCCGCCCCGATGTTGCCGTGACCCACTTCAACTGTATTCAGCCACTGGGTGGTGTATTGCTTCACATCATCCGTTGTTGCGGAATCAGCGTAGCGTCCTTTTTTCGGATCATAGTTCTGATCTTTACTGCGGCCGTAACCCGCCACCAGCTGCGACTTGAAAATGCCCTGGTTGTAACGCAGACCCGTGTCCCAGTTCTGGCTGTAGAGCTGACGAGTATCCGGCCGCCCATCAACCATAAAGCTTGCATCATAGTGATCGTAACCGTCATACGCAGTGCGGTTGTCGTAACCAAAGCCACGGAAGAAACCACTCACACTGTCGGTAATCTGCTGTTCCACAGAGCCGTACAGCGACTTACTCATAAAGCCATCGCGGTCAGGCTGACGTGGCGCATCCAGCGCGGCGATATCAAAACCACGGGTGTAGGTGTAGTTACCCGCCATCGTAACTTTGGTTTTATCAAACACCTGCTGGAAGGAGCCATCATAGGTTTGGTAACCCTTAGAACCTACGCCCGCAGAGATTTCTGCCCCCGGCTTATCGCGACCGGTGATGATGTTGATCACGCCGCCAATCGCGTCGGAGCCATATAAGGCCGAACGCGGGCCACGAATGTACTCGATGCGCTGGATCAGCGAGGTCGGAATTTGACTCAGATCGGGAACGTTGCTGATCCCGGCGCTGTTCAGAGGAACACCATCAATCAGCACCAGTACATGGCGGGATTCAGTACCGCGAATAAAGGTAGATGAAGTTGCTCCCAGTCCACCGCTTTGTGCGATATCTACACCCGGCAGGCGCGACATGATTTCAACAACGCTCTTTGCCTGCCAGCGTTCAATATCTTCACGCGTCACAACAGACGTTGGTGCCAGAACGGTATTAACAGGTTGCTCAAAACGGTTTGCAGTCACCACCAGCGAGTCTGAGCTATCCTGCGCCCAGCCCGAAAATGCCGTGACGGACAATGCCGTACACAGCGATACTTTTTTAATCATTGTTAAAGCATCCACAATATAAGAAGGATGCCGCAGGCCTCATCTATAGCACGCGATGATGAAACCAAATGCGACGTGATCCCGGCAGGTCTTCGGGCTAGGTGGCGTGTTGTGGATGAAGACTTCCCGCCCATTTCATCCTTCAGGCTACCTCTGCGTGAGCTACCTGAAGGACTTTGTGTATATAAAGCAGTGTCTACAACTCTCATCCCGCCAGTCTTTACCGCTGCGCGTCAGCTCCAGATTTACACTGGATTCCCTTTTCACTCTCAGGAGACCGGAAACAGAATGCTACAATTAGACACGTATAGATGTCCAGACAGCCATGCGCCATTAAATCTGGACATCCCCTGAACAATGCCTACAATCCCCGCGTAATTCTTTATCACTCAGGACGCATCATGACCCCCGAACACCTCCCGACAGAACAGTACGACGCGCAGCTGGCAGAGAAAGTTGTCCGCCTGCAAAGTATGATGACGCCTTTCAACGCGCCCGTTCCCGAGGTGTTCCGTTCGCCTGTCAGCCATTACCGTATGCGTGCAGAGTTCCGCATCTGGCACGATGGTGACGACCTGTACCACATTATTTTCGATCAGCAGACGAAATCCCGTATCCGCGTGGACAGCTTCCCGGCGGCGAGCGAACTCATTAACCAGCTCATGACGCTGATGATCGACGGCGTGCGCAGCAACCCCGTGCTGCGCCACAAGCTGTTCCAGATTGACTACCTGACCACCCAAAGCAACCAGGCCATTGTCTCTTTGCTCTATCACAAGGCGCTGAACGACGAGTGGCGCGAGCAGGCCGAAGCCCTGCGCGATGTGCTGCGGGCGCAGAACATCAATGTCCATCTGATTGGCCGTGCGACGAAAACCAAAATCATGCTGGATCAGGATTACATCGACGAGCGTCTGCCGGTGGCGGGTAAAGAGATGATTTATCGCCAGGTGGAGAACAGCTTCACCCAGCCGAATGCCGCGATGAACGTGCAAATGCTGGAGTGGGCGCTGAATGCAACGGAAGGCTCAACGGGCGACCTGCTTGAACTGTACTGCGGTAACGGCAACTTCTCGCTGGCGCTGGCACGTAACTTCGAGCGTGTTCTGGCCACCGAAATCGCCAAACCGTCTGTCGCCGCCGCACAGTACAACATCGCCGCTAACCATATCGATAATGTACAAATTATCCGTATGGCGGCTGAAGAGTTTACGCAGGCCATGAACGGTGTGCGTGAGTTTAATCGCCTGCAGGGAATCGATCTCAGGAGCTACCAGTGCGAGACAATTTTTGTCGATCCACCGCGCAGTGGCCTGGACAGTGAAACCGAGAAGATGGTGCAGGCGTACCCGCGTATTTTGTACATTTCCTGCAACCCGGAAACCCTGTGCAAGAATCTGGAAACATTAAGCCAGACGCACAAGGTTGAACGTCTGGCGCTGTTCGATCAGTTCCCGTATACGCACCATATGGAGTGCGGTGTGCTGCTTACTGCGAAGTAATGGGGTTCCCGTAGGGCAGGTAAGCAAAGCGCCACCTGCCTACAACACCCCATTCACTTACTCCGGCAGCTCGTGCTTACGGCTACGCATGCGCGAGCCAATCCAGAACACCAGCGCCACAGACAGCACGGCAGGCAGGAAGTTAGAGCCGATATCCGGGTACTCTGCGCGCACCACGGTGCTATACAGCAGCACGCCCAGAATAAAGCAGGCGGCGGCCAGCCCCGGTAACCCCACCGGCATGGTGCGGTTCTGATAACGCTGGTGTAGACAGTAAACCGTCAGAACCAGCGCGATTAGCGGGAAAATCGAGAACGGCACAATCGAGCTGAAAACAGCCGCAAACGTGCCATTAATTGATAAGCCAGCGATCAATGCCAGCAACAACGTACCCTTATCCTGACCTGACTGTTTCATTACTCACCTTCACTCATCGGTTTGATGTGCTAACTTCTCTTGTTCACGGCGATACCAGTAATATGCGCCTTTGGAAATCATCCGCAGTTGCAATACCAGCCGCTCTTCGAGCTGCTTGCGTTGCTCCACGCTCACATCCAGCGCTTCGGCACCCGCACTGAAGACAATTGTCACCATCGCTTCGGCCTGTGCTTCTGTGAATGCACGCGGCATATGGTTTTCGAGTTCAAGATAGTCGGCAAGTTCCGCGATGAAATGCTGAATTTCACGCGCAACAGCGGCACGAAATGCGGCCGACGTCCCGGAACGCTCCCGCAACAGCAGGCGGAACGCATTGGGGTTATTGCCGATAAATTCCATAAAGGTCGACACGGAGGTGCGGATCACGCTGCCGCCTTTCGCGATACGCTGACGCGCCTGGCGCATTAGCTGACGCAGCATCAGGCCGCTTTCATCCACCATAGTCAGGCCCAGTTCATCCACATCACGGAAATGACGATAGAAGGACGTTGGCGCAATCCCGGCCTCGCGTGCGACTTCACGCAGACTCAAACTGGCAAAACTCCGCTCGGCACTCAGTTGACTGAATGCGGCTTCCACCAGCGAACGCCGGGTTTTCTCTTTTTGTTGTGCTCTTACGCCCATCACGATAGCTGAATCCTTCCAAAGGTCTGATGGCACTATACCAGAGAATAAAATTAATCTGTTTGCCTGGCTTTGTGAATGATTGTTTACGCGCGGTTTGTGCTCCACTGCCCGAAAAAAGCACAACGATAATTGGGTTACTCAGGCAATGATGTTATGATCCTGTTGCTTTTATGTATAAGAACAGGTAAGCCTTACCATGCCACATTCCTACGATTACGACGCAATAGTTATTGGTTCCGGCCCCGGCGGCGAAGGCGCTGCTATGGGACTGGTGAAACAGGGAGCCAGAGTAGCGGTCATTGAGCGCTACCATAACGTTGGCGGCGGTTGCACCCACTGGGGCACCATCCCTTCCAAAGCCCTCCGCCACGCCGTCAGCCGCATTATTGAATTCAACCAGAACCCTCTTTACAGCGACCACTCCCGACTTCTTCGTTCCTCCTTTGCCGACATCCTGAATCACGCGGATACCGTCATTAACCAGCAAACGCGGATGCGTCAGGGGTTTTATGAGCGTAACCACTGCGAAATTTTGCAGGGCAACGCGCACTTTGTAGATGAACATACCCTGGCACTCGAATGCCACGACGGTTCGGTTGAAACCATCACCGCCGAAAAATTTGTGATTGCCTGCGGTTCACGCCCATACCATCCGGCCGACGTGGACTTCTCGCACCCGCGCATCTACGACAGCGACTCCATCCTTAGCCTGCACCACGAACCACGTCATGTGATTATCTATGGCGCGGGCGTAATTGGCTGCGAATATGCGTCGATTTTCCGTGGAATGGAGGTCAAAGTTGATCTCATCAACACCCGTGACCGCCTGCTGGCGTTCCTCGATCAGGAAATGTCAGATTCTCTCTCCTACCACTTCTGGAACAGCGGTGTGGTGATTCGCCACAACGAAGAGTACGAGAAAATCGAAGGCTGCGATGACGGTGTGATCATGCATCTGAAATCCGGTAAGAAGCTGAAGGCGGACTGCCTGCTGTATGCCAATGGCCGTACCGGTAACACGGATTCGCTGGCGCTGGAAAACATCGGACTTGAAACCGACAGCCGTGGTCAGTTGAAGGTCAACAGCATGTACCAGACTGCACTGCCGCATGTTTACGCGGTGGGCGACGTGATTGGTTACCCAAGCCTGGCGTCAGCGGCTTACGACCAGGGGCGCATTGCGGCACAGGCACTGGTGAAAGGTGAAGCCACAGCGCACCTGATCGAAGATATTCCGACGGGTATCTATACCATCCCGGAAATCAGTTCTGTGGGTAAAACCGAACAGCAACTGACGGCAATGAAAGTGCCTTACGAGGTGGGTCGTGCGCAGTTTAAACATCTGGCGCGGGCGCAAATCGTGGGGATGAGCGTGGGTACGCTGAAGATCCTGTTCCATCGCGAGACGAAAGAGATCCTCGGTATTCACTGCTTTGGAGAACGCGCGGCGGAAATCATTCATATCGGCCAGGCGATAATGGAGCAAAAAGGTGGTGGTAACACCATCGAATACTTCGTTAACACCACCTTTAACTACCCGACCATGGCGGAAGCCTACCGGGTTGCGGCACTAAACGGTCTGAACCGCCTGTTTTAACGCGCTGTCAAAATGGCCATCCATTGAACTACGGATGGCCTCTGCCAGCTGCTCATAGCGGCTGCGCAGCGGTGAACCCGGGCGATAAACCAGACCAATAGTACGACGCGGCTCTGGCTTAATACACGGCAGATACACCACACCATCACGTTTACGCTCACGCGGTACCGCCAGTGCAGGCAGCAGCGTAATGCCACTTCCGGCTGCCACCATATTACGCAGCGTTTCCAGGCTGGTTGCGCGGAAATGGGTATCTTCATCAGCACCCGCTTCAAAGCAGAAACCCATCGCCTGATCGCGCAGGCAGTGGCCATCTTCCAGCATCAGCAGTTTTTCACCGGCCAGATCGGCCATCGGCACGCGATCGCGGTTAGCCCACGGGTGATCTTCATAGATCGCCAGCATCATCGGCTCATCAAACAGCGGCACTTCGATAAAGGCTTCACTCTCTTTGACCAGCGCCAGAATCGCGCAGTCGAGCTTGCCGCTATCTAACTGCGCCAGCAGCTGATGGGTTTGCGCTTCATGCAGGTACATTTCGAGTTTCGGGAACGTCTGGTGCAGCATTGGAATGATGTGCGGCAACAGGTACGGGCCAACGGTTGGGATCAGGCCAATATGCAGTGGGCCGGACATCGTCTCCCCCTGCTGGCTTGCCATTTCCTTGAGCACTTTGACCTCGCGCAGCACGGTGCGCGCCTGATCCACCAGCAGAAGACCTGCCTGGGTGAACAGTACCTTACGACTGGTGCGCTCCAGCAGCATTACGCCCAGCTCATCTTCCAGCTTGCGGATCTGACCGCTCAGCGTGGGCTGGCTGACGTGGCAGGAATCTGCCGCGCGGCGAAAATGACGGTGCTCGGCTAACGCTACCAGGTATTCAAGATCACGAATATTCATTATTCATCCTCCGTCGCCACGATAGTTCATGGCGATAGATAGCATAGCAACGAACGATTATCCCTATCAAGCATTCTGTTGAATAATACATCACATAGACGAGACAGAACGTGTTTGACCCTTGACGTTCCCGCACCGTCAAACGAGTTTCTCTCAAACTCGAATAACTAAAGCCAACGTGAACTTTTGCGGACCCCGTGGTCCGCATTTTTTTGCGTAAAAAAAGCCCGGGGATAAAAGCAAAATGGCAACCGAAGTTGCCATTTTTAGTGTTTGCTCCCTCTCCCCGTGGGAGTGTACGGTCCGGGGTGAGGGCATCAGCCCGCACAAATTAAACTAGCCGGTTTTTCGCATCCGCAATCGCCTGCGCGACTTGTTTAGGCGACACGCCACCTTTGGCAGCACGCTTATCCAGGCAGGATTGCAGCGCCAGAATCGGATACACATCGTCACCGATAACCGCACTGAATTTCTGCAGGTCGGCAAGCGCCAGCGCTTCCAGCGCTTTGCCCTGACGAATAGCTTCCACTACCGCTTCACCCACAATATGGTGCGCTTCACGGAACGGCACGCCTTTGGCGACCAGATAATCCGCCAGTTCAGTAGAGTTAGCATAACCCTGCTGCGCGGCTTCCTGACAACGTGGACGTTTCACCTGAATGCCGTCCAGCACCAGCGCGCCCATGTGCAGACAGTCCAGCCAGGTGTCGAGCGCATCGAACAACCCCTCTTTGTCTTCCTGCATATCTTTGTTGTACGCCAGCGGTAACCCTTTCAGGGTCATCATCATGCCGGTCAGCGCGCCCTGCACACGGCCACACTTGCCGCGGATCAGCTCCAGCGCATCCGGGTTTTTCTTCTGCGGCATCAGAGAAGAGCCGGAAGTCACGCGGTCAGACAGCTCAACAAAGCCAGCTTCACCGGAGTTGAAGAAGATCAGATCTTCAGCGAAACGCGACAGGTGAACCATCCCGATAGAGGCGTTGGAAAGCAGCTCCAGCACGTGGTCACGGTCAGACACGCTGTCCAGGCTGTTACGGGTAGCTGAAGCAAAGCCCAGCCAGCCCGCCAGCTGCTCACGGTCAATTTCGTATGCTGTACCCGCCAATGCACCACTGCCCAGCGGGCTTACGTCCAGGCGCTTCAGGGTATCCTGCAGGCGGCTTTCATCACGCGCCAGCATCTCAACATAGGCCAGACACCAGTGAGCAAAGGTCACCGGCTGCGCGCGCTGCAGGTGGGTATAACCCGGCATCACCGCGTCCTGGTTGTTCTGCGCAGTTTCCACCAGCGCGCTCTGCAACTGGCGGTTAGCCACCAGCAGTTCGCCAACGGTCTCTTTACACCACAGCTTCAGATCGGTCGCGACCTGGTCATTACGGCTACGCCCGGTGTGCAGCTTTTTACCCAACTGCCCCACTTTATCGATAAGCTTGCCTTCCACCCAGCTGTGAATATCTTCGGCATCGCTTTGCAGGATCTGCTGCGGATCCAGACGCACCTCTTCCAGCAGATTATTCAGCGCCTCTTCCAGTTGCAGCTGTTCGTCTGCGGTCAGTACGCCAACCGTCACCAGCGCTTTGGACCAGGCCACAGAGCCGACGATATCCTGTTCGGCCAGGCGGTAGTCGAAGCGCAAAGAGTCGTTGAACTGTTTGAACCGTTGATCCGCTGCCTGTGTAAAACGCCCACCCCAAAGTGCCATAACATCGTTCCTTTATTCGTTAGTTCTGCCGGGTGGCGCTACGCTTACCCGGCCTACGGTAAATCAATAAATGCTTATGCCAGAATACGTGTGCCAATCGGTGTGCCGTTAAACAGCGCCGGAAGTTGCTCCGCATGACGCCAGGAGGCAATGTCCACCGGGCGACCGAGCGTACGCGCGGCATCCAGTGCAGCGTTCACTTTAACAATCATGCCATCGGTGATAATGCCCTGGGCAATCAGTTGCTCTGCTTTCGCCGCCGTCATTTCCGCAATGCGCTGGCCTTTGCCATCCAGAATCCCGCTCACGTCAGAGAGCAGGATCAGGTCTGCACCCAGCGTCGCCGCCAGCGCGGTTGCCGCCTGGTCAGCATTCACGTTCATCAGCTCACCCTCTTCGGTCACACCGATAGAACTCACCACTGGCAGGAAACCACCTTCCAGCAGCGTGTTAATCAGCTTAGGCGAACCAGGCTGCGCCAGTCCAACATGACCGAGCTCTTCATCGAGCTGGGTCACTTTTACGCTATCACCATCACCCAGATAGAGACCAACAGAGGCAATATGGTGTTTCTTCGCCCACGCCAGCAGCGTTTTGTTCGCTGTCCCCGCCAACGCACCGGTAATGATGTCAATCTGATCGGCAGGCGTCACACGCAGGCCATTTTTCTTTTTCACCGGCAGGTTAAGCCCTTTCATCAGCTCATCCACCACACAGCCGCCGCCGTGGACAATCACCAGCGGACGTTGGTGTGATTCGCGATAGTTAACCAGCGCGGTAAAAAGACGCTCCAGCGCTTCTTCGCTGTCCAGCAGTACACCACCGAGTTTGATAATTAATGGGTTCATCATCACACCTTAAATAAGAGACTGTGTTTCAGGGAAGCCGAAACGAATATTT belongs to Enterobacter cloacae and includes:
- the murI gene encoding glutamate racemase, translating into MATKLQDGNTPCLAATPSNPRPTVLVFDSGVGGLSVYDEIRHLLPDLHYIYAFDNVAFPYGEKSEEFIVERVVEIVTAVQKRYPLALAVIACNTASTVSLPALREKFQFPVVGVVPAIKPAARLTANGIVGLLATRGTVKRPYTRELIDRFANECQIAMLGSAELVEMAEAKLHGEAVSLEELRRILRPWLRMPEPPDTVVLGCTHFPLLQEELLKVLPEGTRLVDSGAAIARRTAWLLEHEAPDAKSADANIAFCMAITKETEQLLPVLHRYGFETLEKLAL
- the btuB gene encoding vitamin B12 transporter BtuB: MIKKVSLCTALSVTAFSGWAQDSSDSLVVTANRFEQPVNTVLAPTSVVTREDIERWQAKSVVEIMSRLPGVDIAQSGGLGATSSTFIRGTESRHVLVLIDGVPLNSAGISNVPDLSQIPTSLIQRIEYIRGPRSALYGSDAIGGVINIITGRDKPGAEISAGVGSKGYQTYDGSFQQVFDKTKVTMAGNYTYTRGFDIAALDAPRQPDRDGFMSKSLYGSVEQQITDSVSGFFRGFGYDNRTAYDGYDHYDASFMVDGRPDTRQLYSQNWDTGLRYNQGIFKSQLVAGYGRSKDQNYDPKKGRYADSATTDDVKQYTTQWLNTVEVGHGNIGAGLDWQKQKTQAGTGYLDKGYEQRNTGVFLSAMQQFNSVTLEAAARNDDNSNFGNHGTWQTSAAWEFIDGYRLIGSYGTAYKAPTMSQIHSASYGNPDLKPEESKQWEGGFEGLTGPVNWRVTGYRNDIDNLISSDPHTYRYYNVDEARIKGVEATAQFDTGPVGHQISYDYVDPRNAKTNEVLARRSKQQVKYQLDWQVWDLDWNLAYRYLGTRYDVAFDPNTYASERVKMGGVSLWDVAVSYPVTSHLTVRGKIANLFDKDYETVYGYQTAGREYTLSGSYTF
- the trmA gene encoding tRNA/tmRNA (uracil-C(5))-methyltransferase, encoding MTPEHLPTEQYDAQLAEKVVRLQSMMTPFNAPVPEVFRSPVSHYRMRAEFRIWHDGDDLYHIIFDQQTKSRIRVDSFPAASELINQLMTLMIDGVRSNPVLRHKLFQIDYLTTQSNQAIVSLLYHKALNDEWREQAEALRDVLRAQNINVHLIGRATKTKIMLDQDYIDERLPVAGKEMIYRQVENSFTQPNAAMNVQMLEWALNATEGSTGDLLELYCGNGNFSLALARNFERVLATEIAKPSVAAAQYNIAANHIDNVQIIRMAAEEFTQAMNGVREFNRLQGIDLRSYQCETIFVDPPRSGLDSETEKMVQAYPRILYISCNPETLCKNLETLSQTHKVERLALFDQFPYTHHMECGVLLTAK
- a CDS encoding membrane protein, whose protein sequence is MKQSGQDKGTLLLALIAGLSINGTFAAVFSSIVPFSIFPLIALVLTVYCLHQRYQNRTMPVGLPGLAAACFILGVLLYSTVVRAEYPDIGSNFLPAVLSVALVFWIGSRMRSRKHELPE
- the fabR gene encoding HTH-type transcriptional repressor FabR — its product is MMGVRAQQKEKTRRSLVEAAFSQLSAERSFASLSLREVAREAGIAPTSFYRHFRDVDELGLTMVDESGLMLRQLMRQARQRIAKGGSVIRTSVSTFMEFIGNNPNAFRLLLRERSGTSAAFRAAVAREIQHFIAELADYLELENHMPRAFTEAQAEAMVTIVFSAGAEALDVSVEQRKQLEERLVLQLRMISKGAYYWYRREQEKLAHQTDE
- the sthA gene encoding soluble pyridine nucleotide transhydrogenase — its product is MPHSYDYDAIVIGSGPGGEGAAMGLVKQGARVAVIERYHNVGGGCTHWGTIPSKALRHAVSRIIEFNQNPLYSDHSRLLRSSFADILNHADTVINQQTRMRQGFYERNHCEILQGNAHFVDEHTLALECHDGSVETITAEKFVIACGSRPYHPADVDFSHPRIYDSDSILSLHHEPRHVIIYGAGVIGCEYASIFRGMEVKVDLINTRDRLLAFLDQEMSDSLSYHFWNSGVVIRHNEEYEKIEGCDDGVIMHLKSGKKLKADCLLYANGRTGNTDSLALENIGLETDSRGQLKVNSMYQTALPHVYAVGDVIGYPSLASAAYDQGRIAAQALVKGEATAHLIEDIPTGIYTIPEISSVGKTEQQLTAMKVPYEVGRAQFKHLARAQIVGMSVGTLKILFHRETKEILGIHCFGERAAEIIHIGQAIMEQKGGGNTIEYFVNTTFNYPTMAEAYRVAALNGLNRLF
- a CDS encoding LysR family transcriptional regulator is translated as MNIRDLEYLVALAEHRHFRRAADSCHVSQPTLSGQIRKLEDELGVMLLERTSRKVLFTQAGLLLVDQARTVLREVKVLKEMASQQGETMSGPLHIGLIPTVGPYLLPHIIPMLHQTFPKLEMYLHEAQTHQLLAQLDSGKLDCAILALVKESEAFIEVPLFDEPMMLAIYEDHPWANRDRVPMADLAGEKLLMLEDGHCLRDQAMGFCFEAGADEDTHFRATSLETLRNMVAAGSGITLLPALAVPRERKRDGVVYLPCIKPEPRRTIGLVYRPGSPLRSRYEQLAEAIRSSMDGHFDSALKQAVQTV
- the argH gene encoding argininosuccinate lyase, giving the protein MALWGGRFTQAADQRFKQFNDSLRFDYRLAEQDIVGSVAWSKALVTVGVLTADEQLQLEEALNNLLEEVRLDPQQILQSDAEDIHSWVEGKLIDKVGQLGKKLHTGRSRNDQVATDLKLWCKETVGELLVANRQLQSALVETAQNNQDAVMPGYTHLQRAQPVTFAHWCLAYVEMLARDESRLQDTLKRLDVSPLGSGALAGTAYEIDREQLAGWLGFASATRNSLDSVSDRDHVLELLSNASIGMVHLSRFAEDLIFFNSGEAGFVELSDRVTSGSSLMPQKKNPDALELIRGKCGRVQGALTGMMMTLKGLPLAYNKDMQEDKEGLFDALDTWLDCLHMGALVLDGIQVKRPRCQEAAQQGYANSTELADYLVAKGVPFREAHHIVGEAVVEAIRQGKALEALALADLQKFSAVIGDDVYPILALQSCLDKRAAKGGVSPKQVAQAIADAKNRLV
- the argB gene encoding acetylglutamate kinase; the encoded protein is MNPLIIKLGGVLLDSEEALERLFTALVNYRESHQRPLVIVHGGGCVVDELMKGLNLPVKKKNGLRVTPADQIDIITGALAGTANKTLLAWAKKHHIASVGLYLGDGDSVKVTQLDEELGHVGLAQPGSPKLINTLLEGGFLPVVSSIGVTEEGELMNVNADQAATALAATLGADLILLSDVSGILDGKGQRIAEMTAAKAEQLIAQGIITDGMIVKVNAALDAARTLGRPVDIASWRHAEQLPALFNGTPIGTRILA